Within the Cotesia glomerata isolate CgM1 linkage group LG6, MPM_Cglom_v2.3, whole genome shotgun sequence genome, the region ttatagtttattatcataattaattatttgccTTTTTTCAAAGTCCGGAAAAGTTAAATCAGTCGCCAAACTACAAGAATATGCAGTGACAATCAAAACACCAGACATGTGCCATACCACGGTTTGAATCTTAAAACCCTGGACCCTTTTTGGCGCCCAAGTACCCACCAGTCGAGCAATCAATTCAATTAAGGTCGTGATATAACTCCTGTACCTTGTTTCCGCATGAGGATTGATCCATGCCTTGGCGCAGACATTGAGACTATGGAGGAGAATCATTCCGAAAATTGCCAACCAAACCCCGGGAGTCAGCGGACGAGTCAGCGCCCAAAAACTGAATTTATGTTTCGGCCGAGGGACTAGATAGTTTATGAACAGCTGATGCCAgggttttgttaaatttacgaAGCGATATTGGTCATGCTTTAACCAGATTCCGCTGAATGCTATATCTATCTAAGATaagaatcaattaattatttatcattaagtTGTTGATTAATCGAGTTCTTACTTCATTACGGAAAAGCTGACCAATCATTCCTCCGTTCCAATGTGTTCCATTTGGCCTTCCAAACCTGAAAtttatttggtaattattattatttattaatttatttaataatttattgataaaattaccTGTAATGATGATTTGGTTTCCGTATCTGCCATGTAAAGTTTAATCTTTCAGCaattataacaaataattttgtttctataccatcaatttcattttctgaaattatattaattaattttttaacaaacaaatttttccaacaaaatatttttaaaaaatttcattttttgttttttaatacttttacataacaatttttagtcataatttatttgctacagaaactaataaaatcatcaaatatctgctaaattaattttcatgatttcttccaaaaaattccatttttaactttttttaaatttctacatatcaattttttatctcatttttttgagaggaaaattcttaaaattatcaaatatctgttaaattaatttttatgatttcttccaaaaaattatttaaaaaaaatttaattttcaacttttttaaaatttctacatatcaatttttttgtcataatttatttgttacaaaaactattaaaagTACCAAATATCtcgtaaattaattttcatgatttcttccaaaaaattccatttttaacttttttaaaatttcttcacatcaatttttttatctcatttttctgatagaaaaatttttaagattatcaaatatttttaattttttttatttaatatatttaaaggcAGATTTAcggtataaattataaaaatggtaatatgtatgaatttaaaaaaaaaacttctaagTTGCTCTAAAactcttcaattaattatgtacttttcaatttctcataaaattttttttaattgagaaattgatattttagaattttttatttaaaaaatcaatttttttattaattaaatgaaaataaataaattttacatatttttcgaattactctacatttttaaaaaaataaaaaaaaaaaattactgttgtAACCAATCGGTTACCGTGTTTTATCCGgcttaaaatttacaaaaagaaatttttttttttattttttaaatacaatatggaattgatattattattcttcttCATGCAATATTatgacaaatgaaaaaatcttttatgtatgctttattaatttatcatggaatgtaatttttagttctttattcatgtattattaaaattatttgagaatTTTGGAATTATATATAGACCTATATATTAtcagatctgattatatataacttatatatgataataaatggAGTTATAACAGCCAGGTATGATCatatctaattaaaaaactacacgaaaattatatttttgagctcgaagagctcaaaaacgtaataagtgcaattttgagcgctttaTTAccaaagtagcgggaagttgcagggatagctttcagggtcaaccgttttcctaattttttttactacatcttttattacttttagggctttattttaagtatcgtttcttaagaaaaatgttatcaaaaaatcttttactttgaaattgcatttttcatcaatttggcgcgcaaacttttttttgttaggcaaatttaaaaaattccggtaattaatttactactACAATGCATGAAGCGTTCATGCTAGTTGAATTCTTTAGAGTTAGATGATctcataacaataaatatatctattGGTCACATTTATAGTCATTTCTTTACATcgtgattttttagaataatacaaaatttccAATCTGTTGCAATCATACGGATAGGTTGTTGTAAATATAATGACAAAAATAGCgataactaataatttcataaccgatcattaattatattagacTTAATTCCGATTTATTTCCGATTGATTCAAACGTATTATTTGCCATTCTTCGTTATAAGAATGGTAAATAAATCATGACATATGCTtagataaaattcaaaatacaattataataattaaataatattttatcaacttATAAACTTcctgaataataattaaaaccaaaattttattgctgGATCTATATGCATTATAGAAACTCTAGTTCTACTTTGATTCTATTGTGGGCCCACTATTGCATCCAATGTGATTTACTTGAAATCAAAAGTCGAACCactttaaaacaattttggatccgctgcgaaatttttcttgttacaCTCTGAAAATACTTTCATTCCATTTAAAATCCATTTCGGAATCATTTAATTTCTATCTTGGAAAAACATTGCAAACATTCTGGGTTTACTTTGAAACCTCTCTGAAAACAGCGCACAAACCTATTCTGGAAACATACTGGAaccaatatattttcaaactgtTTCCACTCTGACGCTGGTTCCAGAGTGATTCCAGAGTGACCATAGGGTCGCGAGGGAtatctactaaattaattttcatgatttctttcaaaaaattatttttaaaaaatttcatttataacttttttaaaatttctacacatcaatttttttatctcattttttgataaaaaaattaggaaaacggttgaccctgaaggccatccctgcaacttcccgctaattccatttttaggcgcttaaaattgcaccaatgacgtttttgagctcttcgagctcaaaaatacaatttatgggttattttgagctctctgagctcaaagagattgcttttctatgctttaaagctcttcgagctcaaaagtctgatagagatttgataagacactatttcttgaatttttaaaccgcaataacttttgaatgaataaaccgattttcacgcggttagaagcattcgacgcagtttttaagccTCGCAAAGAAtcctaaattttgaattgatggcgctaggaattttgtaGTTATTCCGAAACAacactttttcggttttctttcgttcacgatatctctcgaacgaatcaaccgattttgaccggactggtggcgatcgacgtggttttttgaggttaagagctgattagtttttggaattgaacctttaagccgtttaaaagttattccaaaaaaaccacatttgaaaaaaatttttttttcagttttttaaagatttctcaaaatctattgatctgaatcagtccaaatagttttcaaaatctaagtttggtcaagcccttccgaatggcaccaaccgcgatgaaatcggtcaagccgttcaaaagttataagcggttcacatactttcacacacacacacacacacacacacacacacacacacacacacacacacacacacacacacacacacacacacacacacacacacacacacacacacacacacacacacacacacacacacatacatacatacatacagacaccgtgacaacctcgcggggatagtcagggaagcttcctgtgaccttcaaacgtcgagatctgatgaaaactcgatttttgcaaaacggggtgaaaacaataacttcccgatttttgaaaatcttcgattttcttagcgggaagttaaaaattatcaaatatctgctaaattaattttcatatttttatacaacaaacaataaataaaattgttattattcatCCCACTTAGAGGTTATGAATCTTTTTAGAATGGAAGGGAATACTCCCTATTATTACGTAATAAACTAATCAATACAGGAAGAAAATTCCTAACCTAAAATTTTACtctcaatataaataatatatactaaagttaattatactgaagttagctgacaagtgtaattttttttcattttaagaacgaattaattactattaaaaaatgctttaaaaaatttccacttataattttttttttaattttcacataaagaaattttttatgataatttctaagaaaatttttaatgtctgccaactttagtgtcattatataaaattaactaacatttgataacctcaaaaaaatttttttaaatctcaaattgtgatataaaaatttataaaaaaattctacttgtcaaaattgcaaaaaaaaaatttatttaaataaattttgaaaatttatttattcattaaaaaaaaaaaaagtcaaatgtCAGCTgatcttaataattaaaaaaaaattgtcagatatcagctgattttaatattataaatattaaattattgaaaaactttCAGTTAACGAGTTAACTTAAATTAActcgaattaattaaaaaaaaaaataataaataattaacctgGAGCTGTAAAAAATTGTCCATCAATTCCATTAACTGTTCTATTAACCGACGTCAAAAGATAGCACAAAGGAGGATTAAAAAACGCGGCAACTTGCAATTCTCGGCCCTCTAGATCAACAATGCCACTTTGATGATTCATTTCTTCGATCctgaaacaataataatattttaggtaagtaaaattaataataattaataaaattaatgaaataataaattacctaGAGACATTTATGAACCGACGAggaaacaaataattttcagaCAACGACCACCTCGCAGACCTCGAGATGACATTGACACTGGAATATCCATAGAGAGTGACATTGAGTAATTCCGAGGTGTAATCAATTGTGTCATCGATTACCATCAAAATTTCCGATGTTGAAATTTTAGTGggcacactgaaaaaaaaaatccaccgattaaattaaaattttatcacaaaattataaattaagtaattaatatttataaattgtgtAACTAACTTCTTGATGGCCGACAATAAGTTGTCGACAGACGAAGAAACTAAAAAGAATCCTTGACATTCATAAGTTTGCTGttttacataataattaaatttatatgattttgtaaatttattaaaaatttcatcaatttttgcatcatctgaaaaattaataatcataataatgacactgaagttcacagacattagaaatttttttataattttttaacaataaaattataaaaaaaatttcacacgtGAATATTAATctgtattattaagaaaataaaaaaaaattttgtatccaggatagtcatatgataaaatcggtttttattagtgaaatttagtgtcattgcaaaggtcttgactagAATTTGTGcattttcaaggtttcatataattctcaccgataattaatttattatgataagtattcaagctgcattcgaaaatgctttatttctagataaataattaagaaatgaccttgtatcttgtgagatattgacatttttaaagatataaactcatcccgatgttacactcatcaagagcttttatttgagtacctacatcaatttttcatatatttatatatattatatatatatgtatttatgaaaaatatataaaaacgcatgttggtactcaaatgaaagctcttgatgagtgtaacatcgggatgggcttatatctttaaaaatgtcaatatttaagaaagtacagtgcaatttaacaaaagtcattatttaataaagcaaagtCGCTAATAACCTTAAATGTTACAAGCAGCAAACCAGTGTTTTAGTCACAGTACATAAGACGACATGATTCTCGAAGCTTACGTACTTATAAATTAGATtcggaaaaatttaattaggctgcattcgaaaatgctctatctctagataaataattaaaaaatgaccttgtaaactatcgacatttttaaagatataagctcatctcgacattacactcatcgaaaccttttgtttgagtacccacatcaatttttcatatatttatatatgtatatatgaaaaatatgtcaaaatgcatgtgggtactcaaatgaaagctcttgatgagtgtaacatcgggatgagtttatatctttaaaaatatcataagttgacaaaatacaatataatttctaaattattgacatctttaaagatataagctcactctgacattacactcatcgagacctctcatttgagtacctacatcaattttccatatatttatacatatcatatatatgtatatatgaaaaatatataaaaacgcatgttggtactcaaatgaaagctcttgatgagtgtaacatcgggatgagtttatatctttaaaaatatcataagttgacaaaatacaatataatttctaaattattgacatttttaaagatataagctcactccgacattatactcatcgagacctctcatttgagtacctacatcaatttttcatatgtttatacatatcatatatatgtatatatgaaaaatatatcaaaaatgcatgtgggtactcaaatgaaagctcttgatgagtgtaacatcgggatgggcttatatctttaaaaatgtcaatatttaagaaagtacagtgcaatttaacaaaagtcattatttaataaagcaaagtCGCTAGTAACCTTAAATGTTACAAGCAGCAAACCAGTGTTTTAGTCACAGTACATAAGACGACATGATACTTGAAGCTTACGTACTTATAAATTAGATtcggaaaaatttaattaggctgcattcgaaaatgctctatctctagataaataattaaaaaatgaccttgtaaactatcgacatttttaaagatataagctcatcccgacattacactcatcaaaaccttttgtttgagtacccacatcaatttttcatatatttatatatgtatatatgaaaaatatgtcaaaatgcatgtgggtactcaaatgaaagctcttgatgagtgtaacatcgggatgagtttatatctttaaaaatatcataagctgacaaaatacaatataatttctaaattattgacatctttaaagatataagctcactctgacattacactcatcgagacctctcatttgagtacctacatcaattttccatatatttatacatatcatatatatgtatatatgaaaaatatataaaaacgcatgttggtactcaaatgaaagctcttgatgagtgtaacatcgggatgagtttatatctttaaaaatatcataagttgacaaaatacaatataatttctaaattattgacatttttaaagatataagctcactctgacattatactcatcgagacctctcatttgagtacctacatcaatttttcatatatttatacatataatatatatgtatatatgaaaaatatatcaaaaatgcatgtgggtactcaaatgaaagctcttgatgagtgtaacatcgggatgggcttatatctttaaaaatgtcaatatttaagaaagtacagtgcaatttaacaaaagtcattatttaataaagcaaaattttatttatttatagttcacaagtcacagaAGTCACACAGTGACtggtttctaataaaaattattagtgaaaacttttagaagcatttttttattgtgattgtttcgttataaaaatttttacaattaacagGTGAGAGTTAACTTtatatataaggtaaaagccccaatatatgatcatgtaccagtatatgatcactccatgtatttgtatacctatatttgtgaatatagatatacaaatacatggagtgatcatatactggtacatgatcatatattggggcttttaccttaacttcaatgtaataaataaattttttttttttagataagaaaactgtcaaaataattaccttcaagtacaaaaatattattgcatCTGGAGAAAGGGAATGAGAGCTTGATCAGTAGCTCAAAATCTTCATTTATTATCCAGGAGTTGTCAGTAGTCAAAATGGAAATATTCCTTGCGTGTGTTAATACTTTAAGGGTtagaaaaattactaaatttaaataattaaatttcatgtttaatttaataattttttgaaagtaaTCTTGCGAGTTAATTTCACTGAATaaaggaaagaaaaatatcTTCGATTAATTCATTGCGTGCTACTGAGGTATGATCAACTCCCTGTTTGTGAGTAGATATACGGATAAAGGGTTGCTTTGTTAAGTATGTCGCAAAACATGATGAATTGTGTGATAAATAAGTATGTACAACAAAGTCGTTATAGTTTGTCAGGTAAACACCTGAGTTATTGTTATTGCAGTTTAGACATTACGTGTTTGCcctttttattcttttgataGTAAATTGCGGGACAgtgttagttttatttattgatttaatctAGATATGTAGGTCTTGTTTtattacagtaaatttttttttatttttaattgcttagacaacttttaaaaaaataattctactGATTAATCATTCTATGAgaaattagataaattttttattgtgtgaaaataaaatatttagataagtagataatttattagatactTTGAGAGTCatagaaaaaatgatttattaaataaaaaaaaatataattaaatatcaaaagtaaatattttgctCCAGTTTATACAATGTTTGACATACaaagttttgaaaaacattcagaactacttattttataaacatccAAACTGTTATCTATCTTGTAAAAAGTATTGAAGGCACTTATTAATCGGTATATGGGGGCAGATGTAGCAAAGTTGGTGCCAGCGAGTGGAAGCTGGAAGGGAGTACTATCCCTCCAGGTCGGGGCTCTAAAAGTAATAGTGATAGAGTCTGCCAGACGTTCACAATCCACCTTCCCCTGAATCAGCCGCGTCAAGAAGATGGCGCATGCACAGAGTCTACGATCTTTTAATGTAATCATATGGAATCTACTACAAAGCTCTTTCCTATCCATGCCTGGTTTAGGATAAACACGATCCATTTTCCAGGACATGAACTTGAGAAATTTATGTTGGACTTTATCAATTTTGTTACTGTATATCTCATAGATTGGAGACCATACAACTGCGGCATATTCAAGACGCGACCTAACCagggaaaaataaatagatttaatAGCTTTAACAGTTACTAGGTTGCGACTTGATCTGGTTACAAAGTCTAACATTTTCCATGACGCTGTAACAACCTTGCTAATGTGCGgctgaaaattcaatttattatcaaatacaACACCCAGGTCACATTGGGTAGACACCCTAGTGACCCGAGTGTTGTCAATTTACGTCTAAGTGTTTCTTTTAATCTTAGATCAGCCTTAATACTATGACTATACCTAGGTGAAAATTGCCTTTTACTTGcactaattttctttttgactAGTACAGATGACTTAAAGATAGAGTTTAATACATTGTATAAAGAATTACAGTTTGTGTTTGGGTTGCTCGGTTGGAGGACAGAATCCCAATCAACAGCGAGTAGTTCTACTACTAACTTATCACTATCAATGGATTTAAAGTTTAACTCATGATGAACAGGAGAAGAGCAAGAAGTTTTCACtgctttatgatatttaatagTAACACTGAGAACCGGGTGGTAAGGATCCACACCAACCAGTGACCAGGACGATCCCCCCACCGAGCAAGCCAAGTTAGAAAAAACTAAATCAAGACATTTATTCtggttataaatataattaaactgATTGAGCTCAAAGTGCTCTTGCCATAAACGTAATATATTGGATTTCGGGTCAAAAACAGATATCACATATCGATTCACAGAACATGGGGAATTAAAATCACCAATCACTATAAGCTGACGATGAACTTATAAAAAGATCTCCAGGTCATCGAAGAACTCCTCAAAAGAATGAATACTGATGTCCGGAGCGATGTAGATGACAAACAACAAGATTGAGGAATTAGACGTCGTGATCTTGATGCAGACAGCGTCCACATCTTCATATTTATTAGTGAAGTTATCAGTATTCATGTAGAAGGTTGTGAGATTAGTATCAACCGCAACAAGAACTCCTCCTCCTCTGCCCTTAGACGATGAGCGTCTATCCCCACGGAATACATTAAAGTGTATATggctaaaaattagtgtagttaaaaattattgaacgttttgaattgaatttttttgatttataaatgaaaatttgctttgtcattcatagaaaatggaattaaaaaattaaatacaaatatttctcattttttaatgaacatattaaatatccatagtattatttttaatattaatcaataatatgttacagatgctatttttttcatgaaaaaggtgCTAAACCTTGGGAAAACTAAAGTCATGATTCTAGGGAGCAGTAGGAAATTGAAGCTACTAAAGAATTGTGATCTTCCTCAAATAATTGTAGATGGCAATGTTATCCCGTATGTCAGCTCAACCAAACATTAGGGTGTTCATTTATCAGCAAATCTTTCCTGGGATCTTCATGTCTCACATATCTCTCGAAGTCTATTGTACTCTAAATAGCCTCAAATATAGGAAGAATATACTATCTACCTCACCCAACCCGGACATTGCTGGTCGCAGCAATGGTTATTCCAATCATCGACTACTGCTCTTTGGTCTTGATAGATACATCCAAAAGATTAGACTACAAGTTACAACGTCTGATAAATAATGCCATAAgattcattttcaatttgaaaCGTGATGAGCATATAACACCTCATAGACGCTCGTTACAATGGCTCACAGTCAAATCGAAGCGGTACTACTTCTTGGCTTGTTTTTTGTACAAACTTTTTAACTCTGGTGAACCTAGATTCCTCAGAAGCATGTTTGTCGAAGAGTCACCAGATATTAGACGTTCTGAGAGAGTGGCTGCCAAACAGAACAATATCACATTTAAAATTCCTAATTTCTCAACTACCGTTTACGAACATTCATTTCTGATTTCATCGATACGCCTCTGGAGAGAATTACCACCTGATGTCACCAATGCACTTAGTATAGATACTTTCAAGACAAAAGCCTAGAAATTCTTCCATGACCTTGAGCTTAAGGAGAACTTGAGTCCCGGCTTCACCGATGATGATtcaaatcattaataattggagtgctataaactataaatttagATCTAAACCTAGTCTGATACCCACTTTAAAAACTTCTTGCCTTCTCTTCAGCTAAAACTGGAACTTTAAGAAATTTCTTGCTTACGTTTATTTCACCttatatatttcttttgattgtaaaaaactgatgatatttcttaaatcttttgattattttcaCTAATTGTTAGCAAAATCTTAATATtgttacaatatttatttagagaCGTTTATACTCTTACATGTACTTTAtattcttatatttttgtacTTTTGCCATTCGGCCATTGCCTTGgcattcaaattaaataaataaataaatcgtaAACTGAACAATCAGTAACAAAAAACggtatatcatcattttaagtaaaaaaaaattgtaccacccaatgaaatagtctttctaaataatacatattttttgcaaagacacaaactataatttttataattgagatt harbors:
- the LOC123267802 gene encoding uncharacterized protein LOC123267802; translated protein: MKFNYLNLVIFLTLKVLTHARNISILTTDNSWIINEDFELLIKLSFPFSRCNNIFVLEDDAKIDEIFNKFTKSYKFNYYVKQQTYECQGFFLVSSSVDNLLSAIKNVPTKISTSEILMVIDDTIDYTSELLNVTLYGYSSVNVISRSARWSLSENYLFPRRFINVSRIEEMNHQSGIVDLEGRELQVAAFFNPPLCYLLTSVNRTVNGIDGQFFTAPENEIDGIETKLFVIIAERLNFTWQIRKPNHHYRFGRPNGTHWNGGMIGQLFRNEIDIAFSGIWLKHDQYRFVNLTKPWHQLFINYLVPRPKHKFSFWALTRPLTPGVWLAIFGMILLHSLNVCAKAWINPHAETRYRSYITTLIELIARLVGTWAPKRVQGFKIQTVVWHMSGVLIVTAYSCSLATDLTFPDFEKRIDQLDQFILKNLTWGRESPMPKFDDYFNLNDKYGSQFPKKFQLEKSQEERHEKIIQGNYAIIGRMIDSIFFPENDISSDDLQNYRVMKQSVSDYYVSFAVKPWLIKSFDKVILWMRETGIVTYHIKDVIYRKTSKSLRQVLVEYDIVTETTHALELLPLSAAFAFLFFGLFISSVIFVFELEIVNGDVDAFKYFVKARMIRLKVKAKNWIKKKKKMFLSILSLKNN